A genomic window from Nomascus leucogenys isolate Asia chromosome 10, Asia_NLE_v1, whole genome shotgun sequence includes:
- the LOC100588328 gene encoding putative EP400-like protein yields the protein MQRISSSQSSQRHVQWPGACPGAGEEQPACSQPSPPLTLPSPSHQLQQLMDGSGLTQIAQGAQVQLQHPGTPITVREWRPSQPHTQSGGTIHHLGPQSPAAAGGAGLQPLASPSHITMANLPPQISSIIQGQLVQQQQVLQGPPLPRSLGFERTPGMLLPGAGGAAGFGMMARLPPTSPSRTAVPPGLSSLPLTSVGNTGMKKAPKKLEEIPPASPEMAQMRKQCLDYHYQEMQALKEVFKEYLIELFFLQHFQGNMMDFLAFKKKHYTLLQAYLRQNDLDVEEEEEEHFEVINDEVKVVARKHGQPGTPVAIATQLSPRTSAAFPAQQQPPQPLAPTTVLSVSADWNALLQRPKRNAPHAAGRAARWTETEAAAVRPLHGASRAERRQLAHPIATAAPEAAPAGVRAAASLQVSQQQATEPQAQLSVQGRTQQPIAAPPLFLPGQLSAPPGRLFSSTSRQGDPQAHQPPPAAPSQENQVHQRIAELRKAGLWSQRRLPKLQEAPRPKSHWDCLLEEMQWMATDFAQETWEVAAAKKVGWNSTLRKSHRERELTN from the exons ATGCAGCGCATCAGCAGCTCTCAGAGCAGCCAGCGCCATGTCCAGTGGCCTGGGGCCTGCCCTGGTGCGGGCGAGGAGCAACCAGCATGTTCCCAGCCATCCCCGCCCCTCACGCTGCCATCCCCCAGCCACCAACTGCAGCAGCTGATG GATGGGTCAGGACTCACCCAGATCGCCCAGGGAGCCCAGGTTCAGCTCCAGCACCCGGGTACACCCATCACAGTCCGAGAATGGAGACCTTCCCAGCCCCACACACAGTCAGGGGGCACCATCCACCACCTGGGACCCCAGAGCCCTGCAGCCGCGGGTGGGGCTGGCCTGCAGCCCCTGGCCAGCCCAAGCCACATCACCATGGCTAACTTGCCACCACAGATCAGCAGCATCATACAGGGCCAGCTGGTTCAGCAGCAGCAGGTGCTGCAGGGGCCGCCGCTGCCCCGGTCCCTGGGCTTCGAGAGGACGCCCGGCATGCTGCTCCCTGGGGCTGGGGGCGCAGCGGGGTTTGGGATGATGGCCCGCCTGCCACCCACCAGCCCTTCCAGGACTGCCGTGCCCCCAGGCCTTTCCAGCCTCCCACTCACGTCTGTGGGGAACACGGGAATGAAGAAGGCTCCCAAGAAGTTAGAGGAGATTCCCCCAGCCTCTCCGGAGAtggcacagatgaggaagcagtgCCTGGACTATCATTACCAGGAGATGCAGGCTCTGAAGGAGGTCTTCAAGGAGTATTTGATTGAACTGTTTTTCTTGCAACACTTTCAAGGGAACATGATGGATTTCTTAGCTTTCAAGAAGAAACATTATACCCTATTACAAGCATATCTTAGGCAGAATGATTTGGACgttgaagaggaggaggaggagcactTTGAAGTCATTAATGATGAG GTAAAGGTTGTGGCCAGAAAGCACGGGCAGCCTGGGACTCCTGTTGCCATAGCAACCCAGCTATCGCCGAGGACTTCTGCGGCTTTTCCAGCCCAGCAGCAGCCGCCCCAG cccctggcacccaccacTGTACTGTCTGTCTCTGCAGATTGGAATGCACTTCTCCAGCGACCTaa GAGGAATGCCCCCCACGCCGCAGGCCGCGCAGCTCGTTggacagagacagaggcagcagCAGTACGACCCCTCCACGGGGCCTCCCGTGCAGAACGCCGCCAGCTTGCACACCCCATTGCCACAGCTGCCCCGGAGGCTGCCCCGGCCGGGGTCCGCGCTGCAGCGTCTTTGCAGGTCTCCCAGCAGCAGGCGACAGAGCCACAAGCACAGCTCTCTGTCCAGGGAAGGACCCAGCAGCCAATCGCAGCGCCGCCACTTTTCCTGCCAGGCCAGCTCTCGGCGCCACCAGGCAGGCTGTTTAGCTCCACCTCCCGACAGGGAGATCCCCAGGCCCACCAGCCTCCGCCTGCGGCACCATCCCAG GAGAACCAGGTGCATCAGCGCATTGCGGAGCTGAGGAAAGCAGGTCTGTGGTCCCAGAGGCGTCTGCCGAAGCTGCAGGAGGCCCCACGGCCCAAGTCCCACTGGGACTGTCTGCTGGAGGAGATGCAGTGGATGGCCACAGACTTTGCCCAGGAGACGTGGGAGGTGGCTGCTGCGAAGAAGGTGGGTTGGAATAGTACTTTGCGGAAATCACATCGTGAAAGAGAATTGACGAATTAA